In a single window of the Dysgonomonas mossii genome:
- a CDS encoding aldo/keto reductase gives MKYNFCGNSGLQLPEISLGLWHNFGDVDDFEMATSMILHAFDSGITHFDLANNYGPPPGSAEANFGKVLAKELKGHRDELIISSKAGHLMWNGPYGDGGSRKYIMASIDQSLKRTGLEYFDIFYSHRYDPQTPIEETMQALVDIVRQGKALYVGVSKYPPQQLIKAYEILKSQNVPCLIYQDKYSMLVRNPEIEHMAINKEYGVGFIAFSPLAQGLLTNKYLHGIPETSRAHKSHGFLQESEITQDVIKQVSALNDLALQRGQTLAEMALAWLLHNEQVTSVIIGTSSLNQLKDNLKAKENANFSAEELTLIEKILK, from the coding sequence ATGAAATATAACTTTTGCGGAAACAGTGGGTTACAGCTTCCTGAAATCTCATTAGGGTTGTGGCATAATTTCGGAGATGTAGATGATTTTGAAATGGCTACATCTATGATTTTACATGCCTTTGATAGTGGTATTACACATTTTGATTTAGCCAATAATTACGGCCCACCTCCCGGAAGTGCAGAGGCTAACTTTGGAAAAGTCTTAGCTAAAGAGCTTAAAGGACACCGAGACGAGCTTATTATATCATCAAAAGCAGGTCACTTGATGTGGAATGGCCCTTATGGTGATGGCGGTTCGCGAAAGTATATTATGGCAAGTATTGATCAGAGCCTGAAACGTACTGGCTTGGAGTATTTTGATATATTTTACTCTCATCGGTATGATCCTCAGACTCCGATAGAAGAAACGATGCAAGCCTTAGTCGATATTGTTCGCCAGGGGAAAGCTTTGTATGTAGGTGTATCAAAATATCCTCCGCAGCAATTGATAAAGGCTTATGAAATATTGAAGTCACAGAATGTGCCTTGTTTGATTTATCAGGACAAGTATAGTATGCTTGTTCGCAATCCCGAAATTGAGCATATGGCTATTAATAAAGAATATGGAGTAGGATTTATTGCATTTTCTCCATTAGCGCAAGGGTTACTTACGAATAAGTATCTGCATGGTATTCCTGAAACTTCCCGAGCTCACAAAAGCCATGGTTTTTTGCAGGAAAGTGAAATTACTCAGGATGTGATAAAACAGGTTTCTGCATTGAACGACTTGGCTCTACAGCGTGGTCAAACTTTAGCAGAAATGGCTTTAGCATGGCTGTTACATAACGAACAGGTTACATCTGTCATAATTGGAACAAGTTCTTTGAATCAGTTGAAAGATAATCTGAAGGCTAAAGAGAATGCCAACTTTTCTGCCGAAGAGTTGACCTTGATAGAGAAAATACTGAAGTAA
- a CDS encoding murein L,D-transpeptidase catalytic domain-containing protein translates to MKKYLPIIAVILLFTGFVSFICYKSNNKSTKQSEEREIVESSESKQKKEERKKLYARLKAKADEAKVYSKQQRLSSKHCILIDFSIHSGKNRFFVWDFAKDSIKYESLCCHGYGQKSTQSKPVFSNAEGSYCSSLGKYKTGARSYSTWGINLHYKLHGLEKTNSNAFKRIIVLHSHNPVANKEVYPNHLPLGWSQGCPVINNEVMRKCDALLKESKKPLLLWIYN, encoded by the coding sequence ATGAAAAAATATCTTCCGATAATAGCTGTAATATTGCTCTTTACCGGTTTTGTATCTTTCATTTGCTATAAATCAAATAATAAATCGACAAAACAAAGCGAAGAAAGGGAAATAGTAGAATCCTCGGAATCGAAACAAAAGAAAGAAGAAAGAAAAAAACTTTATGCAAGGCTTAAAGCAAAAGCAGATGAAGCCAAAGTATATAGTAAACAACAAAGACTAAGCTCGAAACACTGTATACTGATTGATTTCAGTATACACTCGGGCAAGAATCGTTTCTTTGTATGGGATTTTGCAAAAGACAGCATAAAATACGAAAGTCTTTGTTGTCATGGATACGGACAGAAGAGCACACAGTCTAAACCCGTATTCAGTAATGCTGAGGGCAGCTATTGTTCTTCATTAGGTAAATATAAAACAGGAGCACGATCATACAGCACTTGGGGTATAAATTTACACTACAAACTGCATGGTTTAGAGAAAACCAATAGCAATGCATTCAAACGGATCATAGTGCTTCATTCGCACAATCCGGTTGCGAATAAAGAAGTTTATCCAAATCATCTGCCATTAGGTTGGAGTCAAGGATGTCCGGTAATAAATAATGAGGTAATGCGCAAATGCGATGCTTTACTCAAAGAGAGTAAAAAGCCTCTACTGTTGTGGATATATAATTAG
- a CDS encoding putative quinol monooxygenase, translating to MKKIVFPLLLGLILMAGCTHKTQTGQDDTIVIKSDMEDERTGDELKIVAIMTVKPEAIKEILPIFQTLVQGSQEEDGCISYNLHQDISDSTKFVMLEEWKSQAAIDYHNNTEHFKTFKEASKGMIEKSEVSILKLVY from the coding sequence ATGAAAAAAATTGTATTCCCTTTATTATTAGGATTAATCCTAATGGCTGGCTGTACACATAAGACGCAGACAGGACAAGACGATACTATTGTAATAAAATCGGATATGGAAGACGAAAGAACAGGAGATGAGCTCAAAATAGTTGCAATAATGACCGTTAAACCGGAGGCTATAAAAGAAATTCTACCTATTTTTCAGACATTGGTTCAGGGCAGCCAAGAAGAAGATGGCTGTATCAGTTACAATCTGCATCAAGATATCAGCGACTCTACAAAGTTTGTAATGCTTGAAGAATGGAAATCACAAGCAGCTATAGATTATCACAATAACACGGAGCACTTTAAAACATTTAAAGAAGCATCGAAAGGTATGATAGAAAAATCGGAAGTAAGTATTTTAAAGTTGGTATATTAA
- the aspS gene encoding aspartate--tRNA ligase — protein sequence MYRNHTCGELTLADVNKEVTLAGWVNAVRKLGGGVTFIDLRDRYGITQLSFSKDINADLYERANKIGREYVLQVTGNVEERSSKNPNRSTGDIEIIVNELVILNTSDTPPFTIEDNTDGGDDLRMKYRYLDLRRDVVRKNLELRHKIAFETRRYLDERQFLEVETPVLIGSTPEGARDFVVPSRMNPGEFYALPQSPQLFKQLLMVSGFDRYFQIVKCFRDEDLRADRQPEFTQIDCEMSYVNQEDVLNMFEGLTKHLFKVVKGIDIPDFPRMTYAHAMKYYGSDKPDTRFGMEFVEIKDLTEGKDFVVFDSSEYVGAICAKGGASYTRKQIDALTDYVKRPQIGAKGLVYARYEADGSLKSSVDKFYSPEDLKKWAERCQAEPGDLILIICGETEKAQKQLGELRLEVADQLGLRDKNQFNCLWVIDFPLLEKDEELGRYFAKHHPFTSPKEEDIALLDSDPGAVRANAYDMVINGVEVGGGSVRIFNSQLQNKMFQILGFTEEKAQAQFGFLMNAFKYGAPPHAGLAFGLDRLVSLFAGLDSIRDCIAFPKNNSGRDMMIDAPATLDPAQLEELNLKVEIKE from the coding sequence ATGTATAGGAATCATACGTGCGGAGAATTAACTCTTGCAGATGTAAACAAAGAAGTAACGTTAGCCGGATGGGTAAACGCTGTCCGCAAGCTTGGTGGTGGAGTGACATTTATCGACCTCCGCGACCGTTACGGTATTACTCAATTGTCATTCAGTAAAGATATCAATGCCGACTTGTACGAGCGAGCGAATAAAATAGGTCGCGAATACGTATTGCAGGTGACAGGTAACGTAGAAGAGCGTTCGAGTAAGAACCCCAACAGGTCTACCGGCGATATTGAGATTATCGTTAACGAACTTGTAATATTAAATACATCAGATACACCACCATTTACGATAGAAGACAATACTGATGGCGGCGATGACTTAAGAATGAAATACCGATATCTTGATTTGCGTCGCGATGTGGTAAGAAAAAACCTTGAACTTCGTCACAAAATAGCATTCGAAACACGTCGTTATTTAGACGAGCGTCAATTCCTTGAGGTAGAAACACCTGTTCTTATTGGTTCCACTCCCGAGGGGGCACGTGACTTTGTTGTACCATCTCGTATGAATCCGGGTGAATTTTATGCACTGCCACAATCGCCGCAATTATTCAAACAGCTATTGATGGTTTCGGGATTTGATCGATATTTCCAGATCGTTAAATGTTTCCGTGACGAAGACTTGAGAGCAGACCGTCAACCTGAATTTACTCAGATCGACTGTGAGATGTCGTATGTTAATCAGGAGGATGTGCTAAATATGTTTGAAGGATTAACAAAGCATCTGTTCAAAGTTGTAAAGGGAATTGATATTCCTGATTTTCCTCGTATGACTTATGCGCATGCCATGAAGTATTACGGTTCTGATAAACCGGATACACGTTTTGGTATGGAATTCGTAGAAATAAAAGACTTGACAGAAGGTAAAGATTTTGTCGTATTCGATTCATCTGAATACGTAGGAGCTATCTGCGCTAAAGGAGGAGCTTCATATACCCGTAAGCAGATTGATGCCCTGACTGACTATGTAAAACGCCCGCAGATAGGAGCAAAAGGGCTTGTCTATGCCCGCTACGAGGCGGATGGCTCATTAAAATCTTCTGTAGATAAGTTCTATAGCCCTGAGGATTTGAAGAAGTGGGCAGAACGCTGTCAGGCAGAACCGGGAGACCTTATACTAATTATCTGCGGTGAAACAGAAAAGGCACAGAAACAGCTAGGAGAACTTCGTCTAGAAGTAGCAGATCAACTTGGGCTAAGAGACAAGAATCAGTTTAACTGTCTATGGGTAATTGACTTCCCTCTGTTAGAGAAAGATGAAGAGCTGGGACGTTATTTCGCAAAACACCATCCGTTTACAAGTCCTAAAGAAGAAGATATAGCCTTGCTTGATAGTGATCCGGGAGCAGTTCGTGCCAATGCCTATGATATGGTAATCAACGGCGTAGAAGTAGGAGGAGGCTCTGTCCGTATTTTCAACAGTCAACTACAGAATAAGATGTTCCAAATACTAGGCTTCACTGAAGAAAAAGCTCAGGCACAGTTTGGCTTCCTGATGAATGCATTCAAATATGGAGCACCTCCACATGCTGGTCTGGCTTTTGGTTTAGATCGTTTGGTGTCATTGTTTGCAGGATTGGATAGTATCCGTGACTGTATTGCATTCCCTAAGAATAACTCGGGACGTGATATGATGATAGATGCTCCGGCAACTCTTGATCCGGCTCAACTTGAGGAGCTGAACTTGAAAGTAGAAATAAAGGAATAA
- a CDS encoding DUF1573 domain-containing protein, translated as MKKIGFILLALVLSTSFMMAQNGDKAPKAVFTKDVHDFGKVDESAGSVTCEFTFKNTGTAPLLIQRVQTTCGCTTPDYTKEPVLPGKTGVIKVTYSTTGRPGIFTKEITVFTNVPDSVYKVRIKGEVIRNK; from the coding sequence ATGAAAAAGATTGGTTTTATACTATTGGCTTTGGTATTATCTACCAGCTTTATGATGGCTCAAAATGGAGATAAAGCTCCCAAGGCTGTCTTTACAAAAGATGTACACGACTTTGGAAAAGTGGATGAAAGTGCCGGTTCTGTTACTTGCGAGTTTACATTTAAAAACACAGGTACTGCTCCTCTTCTAATTCAACGCGTACAAACAACATGCGGATGCACAACTCCAGACTACACAAAAGAACCGGTTCTTCCTGGAAAAACAGGGGTAATAAAAGTAACTTATTCGACAACAGGTCGTCCGGGAATTTTCACTAAAGAGATTACAGTATTTACAAACGTTCCTGATTCGGTTTACAAAGTTCGTATCAAAGGAGAAGTTATTCGCAACAAATAA
- a CDS encoding carbonic anhydrase: MKIINYLKLTLTAVTLCLITVSVYAQEANENPLALLKEGNLRFVSSTPLHQHQDMARVDELKSGQQPFAVIVSCSDSRVSPEIIFDQGLGDLFSIRTAGNVMADFEEGSIEYAAEHLGSTLIVVLGHTSCGAVKAFMDIKHNPDHQHADHAEKLGHIESIVNKLNSEDEENEVFKTEGSDKYQKAIEANVIHGVKQLRESTPILSEKYKEGKIQIVGAIYHIESGEVEFLDL, encoded by the coding sequence ATGAAAATTATAAACTATCTAAAATTAACTTTAACAGCTGTAACACTCTGTTTGATTACCGTTTCTGTTTATGCTCAAGAAGCAAATGAAAATCCTTTAGCTCTACTTAAAGAAGGAAACCTCCGTTTTGTATCAAGTACTCCATTACACCAACATCAGGATATGGCTAGAGTTGACGAACTCAAAAGTGGGCAACAGCCTTTTGCTGTCATTGTCAGCTGCTCCGATTCCCGTGTATCTCCTGAAATCATATTTGACCAAGGACTCGGCGATCTATTTTCAATCCGTACAGCCGGTAATGTTATGGCTGACTTTGAAGAAGGAAGCATTGAGTATGCAGCGGAACATCTTGGTTCAACGCTTATAGTTGTTTTAGGACATACTAGCTGTGGTGCAGTAAAAGCATTCATGGATATCAAGCACAATCCGGATCATCAGCATGCGGATCATGCCGAAAAATTAGGTCATATAGAATCTATTGTAAATAAGCTAAACAGTGAAGATGAAGAAAACGAAGTCTTCAAAACAGAAGGTTCGGATAAGTACCAAAAGGCTATCGAAGCAAATGTTATACATGGAGTAAAGCAATTAAGAGAATCTACACCTATATTATCAGAAAAATATAAAGAAGGAAAGATTCAAATAGTGGGAGCTATTTACCACATTGAATCAGGAGAGGTTGAATTTTTAGA
- a CDS encoding M15 family metallopeptidase: protein MKKTVIVLIFVFITGISFSQNKDQYPVAVYKLMKAYPESIVAFENSNIVLKDGRTIKYEEGGTKTHSDLMNSNDLGDIFTYPYIKGKVENISKNYDPGRIRNEELLKLMYGSTSAEVQANLVTITWCPTLVNQTLRVTKINGVAKQLQKVSDEFDKHPELREYLYSSGVFNWRKIRGTNRLSSHSFGTAIDLNVKYSNYWQWDCRCKSEDATLQYKNRIPQLIVDIFEKYGFIWGGKWYHYDTMHFEYRPELLID from the coding sequence ATGAAAAAGACAGTTATAGTCCTGATCTTTGTCTTTATTACCGGAATAAGCTTTTCTCAGAATAAAGATCAATATCCCGTAGCTGTATATAAGCTAATGAAGGCTTATCCCGAGAGCATTGTGGCTTTTGAGAACTCTAATATTGTCTTAAAAGACGGAAGAACTATCAAATATGAAGAAGGTGGAACGAAGACTCACTCTGATCTGATGAACAGTAACGATCTAGGAGATATCTTTACATATCCTTATATCAAAGGAAAGGTTGAGAATATTTCTAAGAATTACGATCCGGGACGAATAAGAAATGAAGAGCTCTTAAAGTTAATGTATGGGTCTACTTCAGCGGAAGTGCAAGCTAATTTGGTTACCATCACTTGGTGTCCAACGCTTGTAAACCAGACTCTGAGAGTGACGAAGATAAATGGTGTTGCGAAGCAATTGCAGAAAGTATCGGACGAATTCGATAAGCATCCCGAGTTACGGGAATACCTGTATAGTTCGGGCGTATTTAACTGGCGAAAGATAAGAGGAACAAACAGACTGAGCAGTCATAGCTTTGGTACTGCTATCGATCTGAATGTGAAATATTCCAATTATTGGCAATGGGACTGCCGTTGTAAATCAGAGGACGCAACTTTACAGTATAAAAACAGAATACCGCAACTTATAGTCGATATATTCGAGAAGTATGGATTTATTTGGGGAGGCAAGTGGTATCATTATGATACAATGCACTTTGAATATCGACCGGAACTTCTTATCGACTAA
- a CDS encoding putative quinol monooxygenase, whose protein sequence is MTELKIVAVIVVKAEFQEELEKVFQNVVDGTRKEDGNISYDLHQDVKNPLKYTILEVWKSQAAIDEHNNTDHFKAFVKAIEGKVESLSVDIIKKVY, encoded by the coding sequence ATGACAGAATTGAAGATTGTTGCTGTAATTGTAGTTAAAGCCGAATTTCAGGAAGAATTGGAAAAAGTGTTTCAAAATGTGGTAGATGGCACACGTAAAGAAGATGGGAATATCTCATACGATTTGCATCAAGATGTAAAGAACCCTTTAAAGTATACAATTCTGGAAGTTTGGAAGTCTCAGGCTGCAATAGATGAGCATAATAATACGGATCATTTCAAGGCTTTTGTAAAAGCGATAGAAGGAAAAGTGGAAAGTCTGTCTGTAGATATAATCAAAAAAGTGTATTAA
- a CDS encoding sigma-70 family RNA polymerase sigma factor, with the protein METLITMTDEQLVCDYSNGNNLAFDILLERHKRSVYNYIFFTVRNRELAEDIFQETFIKAIVTIKQGRYTESGKFRAWISRIAHNLIIDHFRQEKNENTVSNDEAPVDLLNNPTLCDGTIEDELIKVQITSDIRKLISFLPENQREVLEMRYYQDLSFKEIADQTGVSINTALGRMRYAILNMRRMAEENNIVLTM; encoded by the coding sequence ATGGAAACATTAATTACTATGACTGATGAACAATTGGTCTGTGATTATTCTAACGGCAACAATCTTGCTTTTGATATCCTGCTAGAACGTCATAAAAGAAGTGTATATAATTACATTTTTTTTACTGTGCGTAATAGAGAACTTGCAGAAGATATTTTCCAAGAAACATTCATAAAAGCAATCGTTACTATCAAGCAGGGACGTTATACCGAATCGGGTAAGTTTCGTGCATGGATTTCTCGGATAGCTCATAATTTGATTATTGACCATTTTCGTCAGGAGAAAAACGAAAATACGGTATCAAATGACGAGGCTCCTGTAGACTTATTAAATAACCCTACACTATGTGATGGCACTATTGAGGACGAACTAATCAAGGTGCAAATAACATCTGATATTAGAAAGTTAATATCTTTTTTGCCTGAAAATCAGCGCGAAGTTTTAGAAATGCGCTATTACCAAGATCTTAGTTTTAAAGAAATAGCAGACCAAACAGGGGTTAGCATCAATACGGCGTTGGGCCGTATGCGCTATGCCATCCTTAATATGCGTCGTATGGCAGAAGAAAATAACATTGTTCTTACAATGTAG
- a CDS encoding DUF805 domain-containing protein — MEWYLKVLKQYADFSGRARRTEYWMFYLFNSFIPIGLMIIGGILFAMNESSIPFIICMVLVGLYSLAVFIPSLAVTVRRLHDTNHSGWMYFVSLIPLIGGIWLLILLCTDGTHGQNQYGPDPKE; from the coding sequence ATGGAATGGTATCTGAAAGTATTGAAGCAGTATGCAGACTTTAGTGGTAGGGCTAGGCGCACGGAATATTGGATGTTTTATCTTTTCAACTCTTTTATTCCGATAGGTTTGATGATTATTGGCGGCATATTATTCGCCATGAACGAATCTTCAATTCCTTTTATAATATGCATGGTACTGGTTGGTTTATACAGTTTGGCTGTTTTTATACCAAGTTTAGCAGTTACGGTGAGAAGGTTGCATGATACAAATCATAGTGGCTGGATGTATTTTGTTTCACTTATACCTCTAATTGGTGGTATTTGGTTGTTAATCCTTCTTTGTACTGATGGTACTCATGGACAAAATCAATACGGACCCGACCCGAAAGAGTAA